A genomic window from Gemmatimonadaceae bacterium includes:
- a CDS encoding glycosyltransferase family 9 protein: MTSLVVQTSFLGDMVLTTALIAELATRGPVDVVATPASAPMLANNPHVRRVIVYDKRRSARGILGFRRMAGEMRACGADAVYLAQGSVRSAALAFATGAAIRVGFATSAGRALYTRAIPYRKDLHHAARLWQLAGADGDPTPDRIRPRLYPGAAERAAVDALLAGAPDDGRPLVALAPGSVWATKRWPYYPQLARELAAVARLVVVGSADDRLLAEQIVAAAGPATVDATGALSLLASAELIGRCRVLVTNDSAPQHLASAMGTATLAVFGPTVPAFGFGPLAPLSLILEHGGLDCRPCDKHGPPACPLGHWKCMRDLPAGDAAVRVRHLLSVPTQPT; encoded by the coding sequence ATGACCTCACTCGTGGTCCAAACCAGCTTTCTCGGCGACATGGTGCTCACCACGGCGCTGATCGCGGAGCTGGCCACGCGTGGCCCCGTGGACGTGGTGGCCACGCCGGCGTCGGCCCCGATGCTGGCCAACAATCCCCACGTGCGCCGCGTGATCGTGTACGACAAGCGGCGTTCGGCGCGCGGCATTCTCGGCTTCCGCCGCATGGCCGGCGAGATGCGCGCCTGCGGCGCCGACGCCGTGTACCTGGCGCAGGGCTCGGTGCGCAGCGCCGCGCTCGCCTTCGCCACCGGCGCCGCCATCCGCGTGGGCTTTGCCACCTCGGCCGGCCGCGCCCTGTACACCCGCGCCATTCCGTACCGCAAGGACCTGCACCACGCGGCGCGCCTCTGGCAGTTGGCCGGCGCCGACGGCGACCCAACCCCCGATCGCATCCGCCCGCGGCTCTACCCTGGGGCCGCCGAACGCGCCGCCGTGGACGCCCTGCTGGCCGGCGCGCCCGACGACGGGCGTCCGCTGGTGGCGCTGGCCCCGGGCAGCGTGTGGGCCACCAAGCGCTGGCCGTACTATCCGCAACTGGCCCGCGAGTTAGCTGCCGTGGCGCGTCTGGTGGTGGTGGGCAGCGCCGACGACCGGCTGCTGGCCGAGCAGATCGTGGCGGCGGCCGGCCCCGCCACCGTGGACGCCACCGGCGCGCTGTCGCTGCTCGCCTCGGCGGAGTTGATCGGGCGCTGCCGCGTGCTCGTGACCAACGACTCCGCGCCCCAGCACCTGGCGTCGGCCATGGGCACCGCCACGCTGGCCGTGTTCGGACCCACCGTGCCGGCGTTCGGATTCGGGCCCCTGGCCCCCCTTTCATTGATATTGGAGCACGGCGGGCTGGACTGCCGGCCCTGCGACAAGCACGGCCCGCCGGCCTGCCCGCTCGGGCACTGGAAATGCATGCGCGATCTGCCCGCAGGTGACGCGGCGGTGCGCGTTCGCCATCTTCTGTCCGTCCCCACCCAGCCCACATGA
- a CDS encoding ROK family protein, with protein MTANSRDQYIVGVDLGGTNVVTGAVSVDGTRTFGVRSVPTEAQAGAEGVVDLIVAQIEATMADTMRDAHVPREALLGIGIGAPGPLDRERGLVIVAPNLGWRNFPLRDRISSRLHMPATLDNDANCATVGEWWQGAARGGRHVVGLTIGTGIGGGLILDGKLYHGASDVAGEIGHTTIDLNGRHCKCGNYGCLEAYASGPAIATRAREVLVREGTESLMPLMVQGNLDRLTAQTVYDAAQQGDAVADEIVRDTGRYLGAGVANLLNIFNPDVVVVAGGVTHAGDRLFVPLRAEVRRRAFAPAVDAARIVPGELPGTAGVVGAVRTFLNR; from the coding sequence ATGACCGCGAACTCGCGAGACCAATACATCGTCGGCGTCGACCTCGGCGGCACCAACGTCGTGACCGGCGCCGTATCCGTGGACGGCACCCGCACCTTTGGCGTGCGCTCCGTGCCCACCGAAGCCCAGGCCGGGGCCGAGGGCGTGGTGGACCTGATCGTCGCCCAGATCGAGGCGACGATGGCCGACACCATGCGCGACGCCCATGTGCCGCGCGAGGCGCTGCTCGGCATCGGCATCGGCGCGCCGGGCCCGCTGGACCGCGAACGCGGGCTCGTGATCGTGGCGCCCAATCTGGGCTGGCGGAACTTCCCGTTGCGCGACCGCATCTCAAGCCGGCTGCACATGCCCGCCACGCTCGACAACGACGCCAACTGCGCCACCGTGGGCGAGTGGTGGCAGGGCGCGGCCCGCGGCGGCCGCCACGTGGTGGGGCTGACCATCGGCACCGGCATCGGCGGCGGGCTGATCCTGGACGGCAAGCTGTACCACGGCGCGTCGGACGTGGCCGGCGAGATCGGGCACACCACCATCGATCTCAACGGCCGCCACTGCAAGTGCGGCAACTACGGCTGCCTGGAGGCGTATGCCTCGGGACCGGCCATCGCCACGCGGGCCCGCGAGGTGCTGGTGCGCGAGGGCACCGAGTCGCTCATGCCGCTGATGGTGCAGGGCAATCTGGACCGCCTCACCGCGCAGACGGTGTACGATGCCGCGCAGCAGGGCGACGCGGTGGCGGACGAGATCGTGCGCGACACCGGGCGGTATCTGGGCGCCGGCGTGGCCAACCTGCTCAACATCTTCAATCCCGATGTCGTGGTGGTGGCCGGGGGCGTGACGCACGCCGGCGACCGGCTGTTCGTGCCGCTCCGCGCCGAGGTGCGGCGCCGGGCGTTCGCGCCGGCCGTGGACGCGGCGCGCATCGTGCCCGGGGAGTTGCCCGGAACGGCCGGGGTGGTGGGGGCAGTGAGGACCTTCCTGAACCGCTGA
- a CDS encoding carbohydrate kinase family protein, with amino-acid sequence MKLGIIGTFVWDVIYGRDVRQGPIEEWGGVTYTLSGLDAALGDDWQIVPLIKVGSDLAERARAFLRTLRHVAPDAALVEVPYPNNRVEIRYHTEARRSEWLTGGVPGWTWAGLQPLLRDLDALYINLLAGWEVDLETAQLIRQHFKGPIYCDLHSLMLALQPDGLRTPRPLPNVREWCACFDLVQVNEDEMALLAPDPLALAATVLDAGARCLVVTLGARGAVYFAAPDFERLGDLRRPRPLGAISGPLRTELVPTAVSSPAGGDPTGCGDVWGATYFSRLLAGDKLGDAIRAAHRAAGRNLEHRGATGLAHHLRGEFSAT; translated from the coding sequence ATGAAGCTCGGCATCATCGGCACGTTCGTCTGGGACGTCATCTACGGCCGCGACGTCCGCCAGGGCCCCATCGAGGAATGGGGGGGCGTGACGTACACGCTCAGCGGCCTGGATGCGGCGCTGGGCGACGACTGGCAGATCGTCCCGTTGATCAAGGTGGGTTCCGACCTGGCCGAACGGGCCCGGGCGTTCCTGCGCACGCTGCGCCACGTGGCGCCCGACGCGGCGCTGGTGGAGGTGCCGTATCCCAACAACCGGGTGGAGATCCGCTACCACACCGAGGCGCGGCGCAGCGAATGGCTCACCGGCGGGGTGCCGGGCTGGACCTGGGCCGGCCTGCAGCCGCTGCTCCGCGATCTCGACGCCCTGTACATCAATCTCCTGGCCGGCTGGGAGGTGGACCTCGAGACGGCGCAGCTCATCCGCCAGCACTTCAAGGGGCCCATCTACTGCGATCTGCATTCGCTCATGCTGGCCCTGCAGCCCGACGGCCTGCGCACGCCGCGGCCGCTGCCCAACGTGCGGGAGTGGTGCGCCTGCTTCGACCTGGTGCAGGTGAACGAGGACGAGATGGCGCTGCTGGCCCCCGATCCGCTGGCGCTCGCGGCCACGGTGCTCGACGCCGGGGCGCGGTGCCTGGTGGTCACCCTGGGGGCCCGCGGGGCCGTGTATTTTGCCGCGCCGGACTTCGAACGGCTGGGGGACCTCCGCCGCCCCCGGCCGCTGGGGGCCATTTCCGGCCCGCTGCGCACCGAATTGGTGCCCACCGCGGTGTCAAGCCCCGCCGGCGGCGATCCCACGGGTTGTGGAGACGTGTGGGGGGCAACCTATTTCTCTCGGCTCCTCGCGGGTGATAAGTTGGGTGACGCCATCCGCGCGGCGCATCGCGCCGCGGGACGCAATCTCGAGCACCGGGGCGCCACCGGACTCGCGCACCACCTTCGAGGGGAATTCAGCGCCACGTGA
- a CDS encoding ATP-binding protein: MTTVINVPPSLDDQSFEQVLEQLAPLPPDEKILVDARHCRWASPYGLTALLTLAQTREERPGFAVPEAEDTAGYWARADFFRYAADLYEMHGAVPKRTGGDSRVLLEVTPVAKSEDVHEVVDRIQQKAQQIIATELSLDAKATVGFAMTLSEVCQNIVEHAGRGGWVAVQAYTWKKRLGRRVVQIAVCDAGIGFRNSLEGAPGRVRDDRWDDGAALEAAVIRGVSRFRDPGRGQGLSGVRRYCGRWEGKLSIRSGTARIALVPKWDEDVPLEEDLSPFPGAQVQVTIPERAAAKE, encoded by the coding sequence GTGACTACCGTCATCAATGTCCCGCCATCGCTCGACGACCAGTCGTTCGAGCAGGTGCTGGAGCAGCTGGCGCCGCTGCCTCCCGACGAGAAGATCCTGGTCGATGCCCGCCATTGCCGGTGGGCGTCGCCCTACGGGCTCACCGCCCTCCTGACGCTGGCCCAGACCCGCGAGGAGCGGCCGGGCTTTGCCGTGCCCGAAGCCGAGGACACGGCCGGGTACTGGGCCCGCGCCGACTTCTTCCGGTATGCGGCCGACCTCTACGAGATGCACGGCGCCGTGCCCAAGCGCACGGGCGGCGACTCGCGCGTGCTGCTCGAGGTCACCCCGGTGGCCAAGAGCGAGGACGTGCACGAGGTGGTGGACCGCATCCAGCAGAAGGCGCAGCAGATCATCGCCACCGAACTGAGCCTGGACGCCAAGGCCACGGTGGGGTTCGCGATGACGCTGTCGGAGGTGTGCCAGAACATCGTGGAGCACGCCGGCCGCGGCGGGTGGGTGGCCGTGCAGGCCTACACCTGGAAGAAGCGGCTCGGCCGCCGCGTGGTGCAGATCGCGGTGTGCGACGCCGGCATCGGGTTCCGCAACTCCCTGGAGGGGGCGCCGGGCCGGGTGCGCGACGACCGCTGGGACGACGGCGCCGCCCTCGAGGCGGCCGTCATCCGGGGGGTGAGCCGGTTCCGCGACCCCGGCCGGGGGCAGGGCCTGTCGGGCGTGCGCCGCTACTGCGGCCGCTGGGAGGGCAAGCTGTCCATCCGCAGCGGCACGGCGCGTATTGCGCTCGTCCCCAAGTGGGACGAGGATGTTCCTCTGGAAGAAGACCTTTCCCCCTTTCCCGGCGCTCAAGTGCAGGTCACGATCCCCGAGCGCGCGGCGGCCAAGGAATGA
- a CDS encoding molybdopterin dinucleotide binding domain-containing protein: protein MDEQLHRPLRVAQFIATRPGDAARGPAVFMNADDARKRLLSDGELAWVYGPRRHELATVHLDPAMPRGDVALRDVAGASPSEIVRVVKPDLDSRGRPPAYA from the coding sequence GTGGATGAGCAGCTCCATCGTCCGTTGCGGGTGGCGCAGTTCATCGCCACGCGCCCGGGCGACGCGGCGCGCGGACCGGCGGTGTTCATGAACGCCGACGACGCGCGCAAGCGGCTGCTCTCCGACGGCGAGTTGGCGTGGGTGTACGGCCCGCGCCGTCACGAGCTCGCCACCGTGCACCTCGATCCGGCCATGCCACGGGGCGATGTGGCGCTGCGCGATGTCGCCGGCGCGTCGCCCTCCGAGATCGTCCGGGTGGTCAAGCCCGATCTGGATTCGCGCGGGCGCCCGCCCGCGTATGCGTGA
- a CDS encoding PLP-dependent aspartate aminotransferase family protein yields the protein MPKRQQRPLDRASLPLHGGVEAGERDVDAPVVRALYQSVNYIQEVGSGDGLRYPRYGNAPNAEAVQRRMAALEGAEASVLLASGMGATACALLALLRPGDHVVASSWIYGGTRTLLETEFASLGIEVSLVDPLEVRVWRRAIRKNTRVVFLETPVNPTCRVLDLKPVSYICKQSGIALVVDATFASPINFRPIEQDADVSIHSATKYLNGHHDVLGGVVSGTAQYIEEVRRKMMVWGQAPDPFAAWLLERGLKTLDVRVQRHNANAMRVAQWAEGFKEIRRVHYPGLPSHPDHAIAKRTLDGFGGMMAIEVGGGARGVDRMLRRLRVFQHAPSLGGVDSLISEPRHTSHASVSPVERAKAGIPDGFLRLSIGIESADDLIADLEQALR from the coding sequence ATGCCCAAGAGACAGCAGCGTCCCCTCGATCGCGCCTCGTTGCCGCTCCACGGCGGCGTGGAAGCGGGCGAACGCGACGTGGACGCGCCGGTGGTGCGGGCGCTGTACCAGTCGGTGAACTACATCCAGGAAGTGGGCTCCGGCGACGGGCTGCGCTACCCCCGCTACGGCAATGCGCCCAACGCCGAAGCGGTGCAGCGGCGCATGGCCGCACTCGAGGGCGCCGAGGCGTCGGTGCTGCTGGCCAGCGGCATGGGAGCCACGGCGTGCGCCCTGCTGGCCCTGCTCCGGCCGGGCGACCACGTCGTGGCCAGCAGCTGGATCTACGGCGGCACGCGCACGCTGCTCGAAACCGAATTCGCCTCGCTCGGCATCGAGGTCTCGCTGGTGGACCCGCTCGAGGTGCGCGTGTGGCGCCGGGCCATCCGCAAGAACACGCGCGTCGTGTTCCTCGAGACGCCGGTGAATCCCACCTGCCGCGTGCTCGACCTCAAGCCGGTGAGCTACATCTGCAAGCAGTCGGGCATCGCGCTGGTGGTGGACGCCACCTTCGCCAGCCCGATCAACTTCCGCCCCATCGAGCAGGACGCCGACGTCTCCATCCACTCGGCCACCAAGTACCTGAACGGGCATCACGACGTGCTGGGCGGCGTGGTGTCGGGCACGGCGCAGTACATCGAAGAGGTGCGCCGGAAGATGATGGTCTGGGGGCAGGCCCCCGATCCGTTCGCCGCCTGGCTGCTGGAGCGCGGCCTCAAGACGCTGGACGTGCGCGTGCAGCGCCACAACGCCAACGCGATGCGCGTGGCGCAGTGGGCCGAAGGGTTCAAGGAGATTCGCCGGGTGCACTACCCGGGGCTGCCGTCGCACCCCGACCACGCCATCGCCAAGCGCACGCTCGACGGATTCGGCGGCATGATGGCCATCGAAGTGGGCGGCGGAGCGCGCGGCGTGGACCGCATGCTGCGCCGGCTGCGCGTGTTCCAGCATGCGCCCAGCCTGGGCGGCGTGGACTCGCTCATCTCCGAGCCGCGCCACACCTCGCACGCCAGCGTCAGCCCCGTCGAGCGCGCCAAGGCGGGAATCCCCGACGGATTCCTGCGGCTGAGCATCGGCATCGAGAGCGCCGACGACCTGATCGCCGATCTCGAGCAGGCGTTGCGTTGA
- the ftsE gene encoding cell division ATP-binding protein FtsE has translation MIRFDRVTKEYPRSGTALNDVSFQVARGEFVFLTGPSGAGKSTILRLTYFDERPTAGAVRVSGVNSQRATRREISKLRRRLGIVFQDFRLLEERTAEENVAFALEVTGAPRAQIGPKVSRVLTQVGLAAKSTAFPRELSGGEQQRVAIARALVNDPFVLIADEPTGNLDERATRGVFQLLREINGAGTAIVMATHDLDLVRNADYRTIELNRGQIVFDSAASVEPTA, from the coding sequence GTGATCCGGTTCGACCGGGTCACCAAGGAATACCCGCGGTCGGGAACGGCGCTGAACGACGTGTCGTTCCAGGTGGCCCGGGGCGAGTTCGTGTTCCTCACCGGCCCCAGCGGCGCCGGCAAGAGCACGATCCTCCGCCTCACGTACTTCGACGAGCGGCCCACGGCGGGCGCGGTGCGGGTGAGCGGCGTGAACTCGCAGCGCGCCACGCGCCGCGAGATCTCCAAGCTGCGCCGCCGCCTGGGCATCGTCTTCCAGGACTTCCGGCTGCTCGAGGAGCGCACCGCCGAGGAGAACGTGGCGTTCGCCCTCGAAGTCACCGGCGCCCCGCGGGCCCAGATCGGGCCCAAGGTGAGCCGCGTGCTCACCCAGGTGGGCCTCGCCGCCAAGTCCACGGCATTTCCCCGCGAGCTGTCGGGCGGCGAGCAGCAGCGCGTGGCCATCGCCCGTGCCCTCGTCAACGATCCCTTCGTGCTCATCGCCGACGAACCCACGGGCAACCTCGACGAGCGCGCCACGCGCGGCGTGTTCCAGTTGCTGCGCGAGATCAATGGCGCCGGCACGGCGATCGTCATGGCCACCCACGATCTCGACCTCGTGCGCAACGCCGACTACCGCACCATCGAGCTCAATCGCGGCCAGATCGTGTTCGACTCGGCCGCTTCCGTGGAGCCCACGGCATGA
- a CDS encoding permease-like cell division protein FtsX yields the protein MRRTVRDASATFSRAPLLSLLSITTIAFSLFAFGLFGLVALNIRAALQQVEERVEIRAFVADGTDAQAMAAAAGDIAAFPEVQSVDLVSKSQALERARHELAEFKDVFEPGILPASIDVRLKPGFRDPATVQRVSERLKSYPFIDDVRYGEDWLVQLYRLRNIAGVSGLALGLAFAAVAVIIIAATIRMAVLARADEIAIMRLVGATDGYIRRPFLLEGFVKGVLGGLLALLFTWMGMHLIDHYLHFHTVFFDPGQAMLGVAAGALIGVIGSAVSVGRHLRAV from the coding sequence ATGAGACGCACCGTCCGCGATGCCTCGGCGACGTTCAGTCGCGCCCCGCTGCTCAGCCTGCTCAGCATCACCACGATCGCGTTCTCGCTGTTCGCGTTCGGCCTGTTCGGCCTCGTGGCGCTCAACATCCGGGCCGCGCTGCAGCAGGTGGAGGAGCGCGTGGAGATCCGGGCCTTCGTGGCCGACGGCACCGACGCCCAGGCCATGGCGGCGGCGGCCGGCGACATCGCCGCCTTCCCCGAAGTGCAGAGCGTGGACCTGGTGTCCAAGTCGCAGGCGCTGGAACGGGCCCGCCACGAACTGGCCGAGTTCAAGGACGTGTTCGAGCCGGGCATTCTCCCCGCGTCCATCGACGTCCGCCTCAAGCCGGGCTTCCGCGATCCGGCCACCGTGCAGCGCGTGTCCGAGCGGCTCAAGAGCTACCCGTTCATCGACGACGTGCGCTACGGCGAGGACTGGCTGGTGCAGCTCTACCGGCTGCGCAACATCGCCGGCGTGTCGGGGCTGGCGCTCGGGCTGGCCTTTGCCGCCGTGGCCGTGATCATCATCGCCGCCACGATCCGCATGGCGGTGCTGGCCCGCGCCGACGAGATCGCGATCATGCGCCTGGTGGGCGCCACCGACGGATACATCCGGCGGCCGTTCCTGCTCGAAGGATTCGTGAAGGGCGTGCTCGGCGGACTGCTGGCGCTGCTCTTCACGTGGATGGGCATGCACCTCATCGACCACTACCTGCACTTCCACACGGTGTTCTTCGATCCGGGGCAGGCCATGCTCGGCGTGGCCGCCGGCGCGCTCATCGGCGTGATCGGCAGCGCGGTGTCCGTGGGGAGGCACCTACGCGCGGTGTGA
- a CDS encoding peptidoglycan DD-metalloendopeptidase family protein, producing the protein MRRALAAAGIAVALALAARPAGAQQQSQTEQKLRAQRDTLDQIRRERAQLEERMRSLQGSAHDLSEEVANLDSRAAATARIVETLDHQLVSIDSDVTDATGDLVRAEDDLTAQRAVLQHRLVDIYKRGPLFTFQVLLSAQSFGDLVARYKYLHLLTLRDRALVKHVEDLRNQVGMQRDRLVVLQDAVVQNRSDKQQEESELRSLEHQRQRSLVSVRQQVTQTEARLAAVRRAESQLTNTIASLEAARKRAAAASPREAPSRSTITTEDYGRLDWPVEGEILYPFGRQVQSNNTTIRWNGIGIAAPAGTPVHVVAAGEVVSVSQLGLYGLTVIVDHGGGDYSIYGSLQASRVKRGDHVVRDQVIGTVGISDPDFPAHLHFEVRRHGGPAVDPTTWLRRR; encoded by the coding sequence GTGAGGCGCGCCCTCGCCGCCGCCGGCATCGCCGTCGCGCTGGCGCTGGCCGCCCGCCCTGCCGGCGCCCAGCAGCAGTCGCAGACCGAGCAGAAGCTCCGGGCCCAGCGCGACACGCTCGACCAGATCCGGCGCGAACGCGCCCAGCTCGAAGAGCGCATGCGCTCCCTGCAGGGCTCGGCCCACGACCTGTCCGAAGAGGTGGCCAACCTCGACAGCCGCGCCGCCGCCACGGCCCGCATCGTCGAGACCCTGGACCACCAACTGGTGTCGATCGACTCCGATGTCACCGACGCCACGGGCGACCTGGTGCGCGCCGAGGACGACCTCACCGCGCAGCGCGCCGTGCTGCAGCACCGCCTCGTGGACATCTACAAGCGCGGCCCGCTGTTCACCTTCCAGGTGCTGCTGTCGGCGCAGTCGTTCGGCGACCTCGTGGCCCGCTACAAATATCTGCACCTCCTCACGCTGCGCGACCGGGCGCTGGTGAAGCACGTGGAGGACCTGCGCAATCAGGTGGGCATGCAACGCGACCGGCTGGTGGTGCTCCAGGACGCCGTGGTCCAGAACCGCAGCGACAAGCAGCAGGAGGAGTCGGAGTTGCGGTCGCTGGAGCATCAGCGCCAACGCAGCCTGGTGTCGGTGCGGCAGCAGGTGACGCAGACCGAGGCCCGGCTGGCCGCGGTGCGCCGCGCCGAGTCGCAACTCACCAACACCATCGCATCGCTCGAAGCGGCCCGGAAGCGAGCCGCCGCGGCGAGCCCGCGCGAGGCGCCCAGCCGGAGCACCATCACCACCGAGGACTACGGCAGGCTCGACTGGCCGGTAGAGGGCGAAATCCTCTATCCGTTCGGCCGGCAGGTGCAGTCCAACAACACCACCATCCGCTGGAACGGCATCGGCATCGCCGCGCCGGCCGGCACGCCGGTGCACGTGGTGGCCGCCGGCGAGGTGGTGAGCGTGTCGCAGCTGGGCCTGTACGGGCTCACCGTGATCGTGGATCACGGCGGCGGCGACTATTCGATCTACGGATCGTTGCAGGCGTCGCGCGTGAAGCGCGGCGATCACGTCGTCCGCGACCAGGTGATCGGCACGGTCGGCATCTCGGACCCCGACTTCCCCGCCCACCTCCACTTCGAGGTCCGCCGCCACGGCGGGCCCGCCGTGGACCCCACCACCTGGCTGCGCCGCCGATGA
- a CDS encoding deoxyribonuclease IV → MSPPRARRAPAPAAPVELLGAHVSIAGGTAEAPPRAKAIGATAMQMFTKMANRWAERSVDDAERKAFRAGLAATAVGATVVHDSYLINLASPDPTLRRRSIESFVAELERCQALGITYLVSHPGNFMDERGAGVQRNADAITEALERVPGKTVLCMETTAGAGTVIGSTFEELALLLELVPAAQRKRMGVCVDTCHIYSAGYDLVRDFDGVWTRFDDVLGARRLRVLHLNDSKMPFDSRRDRHELIAEGTLGAAPFRRLMTDDRFRRVAKVLETPKLDDATKTDRKMLARLRRYAAGR, encoded by the coding sequence GTGAGCCCCCCGCGCGCCCGGCGCGCCCCGGCGCCCGCCGCCCCCGTGGAACTGCTCGGCGCCCACGTCTCGATTGCCGGCGGCACGGCCGAAGCGCCGCCTCGCGCCAAGGCGATCGGCGCCACGGCCATGCAGATGTTCACGAAGATGGCCAACCGCTGGGCCGAACGGAGCGTGGACGACGCCGAGCGCAAGGCATTCCGCGCCGGCCTCGCCGCCACGGCGGTGGGCGCCACCGTGGTCCACGACTCGTACCTCATCAACCTGGCCAGTCCCGACCCGACGCTGCGGCGCCGGTCGATCGAGAGTTTCGTGGCCGAGCTGGAGCGGTGCCAGGCGCTGGGCATCACCTACCTGGTGTCGCACCCGGGCAATTTCATGGACGAGCGGGGCGCCGGCGTGCAGCGCAACGCCGACGCCATCACCGAAGCTTTGGAACGTGTGCCGGGCAAGACGGTACTCTGCATGGAGACCACGGCCGGCGCTGGCACGGTGATCGGCAGCACGTTCGAGGAACTGGCCCTGCTGCTGGAGCTGGTGCCGGCCGCCCAGCGCAAGCGCATGGGCGTGTGCGTGGACACCTGTCACATCTACTCGGCGGGGTACGATCTGGTACGGGATTTCGACGGCGTGTGGACGCGGTTCGACGACGTGCTGGGGGCGCGGCGGTTGCGCGTGCTCCATCTGAACGATTCCAAGATGCCGTTCGACTCGCGGCGCGATCGCCACGAGCTGATCGCCGAGGGCACGCTGGGGGCGGCGCCGTTCCGCCGTCTCATGACCGACGATCGCTTTCGCCGCGTGGCCAAGGTGCTCGAGACGCCCAAGCTGGACGACGCCACGAAGACCGACCGCAAGATGCTCGCGCGACTGCGCCGCTATGCCGCCGGCCGCTAG
- a CDS encoding TolC family protein, with translation MRTSMWTCALVCVANAALAQQGSPATGRASATDTLRITRRQAVATALLANPQLDVAREQTAQVRAQRVEGMSIPQPAAIASLDDQTRFLGLGTSTSRNIGVGLLIPFPDKIRLQNSIGVANIGASQEQYRLLQQQIAAAASQAYDAVLVAELHRRDFTEARRLAADFLQKTQARFNAGTVPRLDVIKAQVDLAQAENDLIGNARDVANALSGLNRVLGRSLGTPLALLDSLEVPPPLPDLDAVEQTAERTRPELVALQQQELAARANSALVREQSFLPDITLSGNRDFKSDQGTLYSAGLAFPIPLFFWQHSNGDYAETHHRELELAATYRDTRAAVGQDVRTSYANADAAMRQVVYIRDQLLPSAREAYRVATVSYGLGGLSALDVLDARRSLLDAESQYADALAAANSARADLERAAGVPLTTFAPGAPRE, from the coding sequence ATGCGAACTTCCATGTGGACGTGCGCATTGGTGTGTGTCGCCAATGCAGCGCTCGCCCAACAGGGGAGTCCGGCCACGGGCCGGGCTTCCGCCACCGATACCCTGCGCATCACGCGCCGTCAGGCCGTGGCCACGGCGCTTCTCGCCAACCCTCAACTCGACGTGGCCCGCGAGCAGACCGCGCAGGTGCGGGCGCAGCGCGTGGAGGGGATGTCCATCCCCCAGCCCGCCGCGATCGCCTCGCTCGACGACCAGACGCGGTTCCTCGGACTGGGCACCTCCACGTCGCGGAACATCGGCGTGGGGCTCCTCATTCCATTTCCCGACAAGATCCGGCTGCAGAACTCCATCGGCGTGGCCAACATCGGCGCGTCGCAGGAACAATACCGGCTGCTCCAGCAGCAGATCGCCGCCGCGGCCAGCCAGGCGTACGACGCGGTGCTGGTGGCCGAGTTGCACCGGCGCGACTTCACCGAGGCCCGCCGGCTGGCGGCCGATTTCCTGCAGAAGACGCAGGCCCGGTTCAACGCCGGCACGGTGCCGCGTCTGGACGTGATCAAGGCGCAGGTGGATCTGGCGCAGGCCGAGAACGATCTCATCGGCAACGCCCGCGACGTGGCCAACGCGCTCTCGGGCCTCAACCGGGTGCTGGGCCGGTCGCTGGGCACGCCGCTCGCGCTGCTCGATTCGCTCGAGGTGCCGCCGCCGCTGCCCGACCTCGACGCCGTGGAGCAGACGGCGGAGCGCACCCGGCCCGAACTGGTGGCCCTGCAGCAGCAGGAGCTCGCCGCCAGGGCCAACAGCGCGCTGGTGCGCGAGCAGTCGTTCCTTCCCGACATCACGCTGTCGGGCAATCGCGATTTCAAGAGCGACCAGGGCACGCTGTATTCGGCCGGCCTGGCGTTCCCGATCCCGCTGTTCTTCTGGCAGCATTCCAACGGCGACTACGCCGAGACGCACCACCGCGAGCTCGAACTCGCGGCCACGTATCGCGACACCCGCGCCGCCGTGGGGCAGGACGTGCGCACCTCGTATGCCAACGCCGACGCGGCCATGCGGCAGGTGGTCTACATCCGCGACCAGCTGCTGCCGTCGGCGCGCGAGGCGTATCGCGTAGCCACCGTGAGTTACGGGCTGGGCGGCCTGTCGGCGCTCGACGTGCTCGACGCCCGCCGTTCCCTGCTCGATGCCGAAAGCCAGTATGCCGATGCCCTCGCCGCCGCCAACTCGGCGCGCGCCGATCTCGAGCGCGCCGCCGGCGTGCCGCTGACCACGTTCGCCCCTGGAGCTCCTCGTGAGTAA